The Procambarus clarkii isolate CNS0578487 chromosome 91, FALCON_Pclarkii_2.0, whole genome shotgun sequence region CAACTTCAATTGTAAAAAACACTTAAAATTAACCAGGAAAAAATAATTTAATCAAGATCAAGTTTAGGGTATGCTCATATTTAATGTCTACATTGATTGTACTGCTGTAATAATCAATTATTGAGCTGCACGAATTCTGGAAAATGTGGAGGTGCAGGTACTGTACCAGTACTTTACATAGCTCAAGGTTTGTTACCAAAATTCTTTTGGAAAGTAGAAATACATCCCTGATACAGAAGAGTGACAGTTCATTACTGCACTGTGATGTTACATGCATTTGCACACTTTCCTATACAAAAAACTTTTAAAAAtgagtactgtatataattttaaaaaatttcatttttttttggagggggggatgCAACAAATTCCAATTGAGTGAAAGCATGAACACATGTCCCTGGAAAACTTATTTTCCATCACAAATGAACATAACTATTTGATTATCAGCACAATGTTCTTTAGTTGTATCCAGCTTTCCAGAGCATCAATTTCACTTTGAGCAGGAGTCTTGTGTAATCATGAAGATTCATCTGTGTGAATTTCATGTATCCAAAGTTCTCCAAGTACACACTCGTGCAGATCAAGGGACAACTTTACTTTCAACATGTTTTGGAGCATGTATGACTATTTCCTGCATATTGAGACCAATTTAATTCATAACACAAACTTAatgaataataaaaatataagcaCTTTAAATGGTTACATTTACACACAGTGATGGGCTTCTCATCTacttaaatttattatataaaataataataattataattactaaCTTGGTTTATTTTTGCCAGCCTTTCAGTCTCCTTTTTGTTGATGTGAGCTTCAATGCTTGTCTCTCCTCTTGACACCAGTCTTCCATGCCAAGTGGCCAGTCCACCAAGTGAGAAAAACACACCTGTGAAATCAAAAGTTAAATCATTACCCTTCAGCTGCATTTGTAAACGTTTTTTTGCATGGTTCTAACAAAATATCCTGGCATCTTCATGCCATGCAAACCTCTTCCTACATGTCAACCTTATTCTTTCCAAGGTCCTGCAATACCTCGGCTCCTTTCCTTCATTCTCACTACAGGGTATTCTCAAATTTCCTTACATAAAATTATTTTACTCTTCAACATAACTATTGTTATTATTCACTTTTATCACTTCTCTATTGCATCAAACTAAATTAATTAATCAACAATCATTCTCTGTCAGAATAACTATATTATTGTATTGGTATATCTCAAAGATGTTATGGTATTTGCTCCTATCATCCAAGAggttgacattttcaaataaactgTATTCTTATCTTGACCTCCCTAATGACTCCTCAAGAAGAAGTAAAACCCAATAGACTAAtataaattagcaaataaaattcaTAGAAACCATTATTAGGGTATATTTAGTAGCTGTGTAAGACAATGATTTACTTAACAAGTAGCTTGTTcatgaattttttttatttggacTTGTCATAGTCGTAACAGATCATACTTACGTAAGCAATAGTATATTGTCAAGAACAAGGGATTACATTGATACAGTACTATATTAGGCCACAAAAATAAAAGACTCAAGAATCTAGATAATGAAAGCAAGGTTAAAATATTGGGATACTTTTGATGAGAGAAGAGGAACCTACAGTATGTTTATGGAGGTTATGAATTGCATCCAAATTCTTAAAGCACTGAAGAAAGTTCCTCAAATTACTTAACCAATGCACAGGTAAAATGTATCAAACTATTTACCTGTTGTCAGCATGCCAGAGTACATGATAGAGAATCGGTACCAATAAATTCTCCGGTCTATATCGGCTAGTTCATCAAGAGGCTCTAGAAGAACAGGGCTGCCAACAGTACCACCATACTGAGAACATTAATAATTCTCTAAATCAGTCTACCAATCTAGCaagtcttaataaaaaaaaatgtatatatatattatttgtagcaTTTTCCAATTAGTGAGTAATACAGGTACTAAATTccagattttttttataataaaataatttgaAAATGTAATTGCTGAGAAAATATATCAAGCCttttttaataaaattaatatatatatgcagtaaaaTTGCAAAGGTATattataatactgtacagtacaaattaATGGAATGTTTTTCAGTATACATACTAGCTGTAGTAAGTGTTAAATGTAATATTGTAGAAAGCATTTTATCTGGTAGGACCTTCAGTAAGCTCCCCCTATGTAAGTAAGCTATTCTTGTTAAACTTTCCCATGAAAtaatatttttatgtatttaaagcAATTTATAATTAAGGAAAAGGCAAGATTCATACTACCAACAATTCGTGAAAAGAAGCGTAAAACTGAGAGCTAACTGCTTAACCAAGAAATATATTATATTTCAAACAAACCCATACAACAAAAATTAAATCCCTATGTGCAGAACTGAAATTTTTTTGTATCTACCTACTCTATAAACTTGACTAACAGCTCATCAGTTAACCCTTGTGCTGCTCTGGGCCTTAATGTCTAGAGCAGCTGGCCATCTTTCATGCAATTTCATAATTTTACATTTTTTTCTATAGTATATATTTATTTGGGCTACTCCTCAAAGTACTTCTGGCAACACATTAACATAAGTGATTTCTGCATTTGTTTATATCAATCCAAGGTTACTTAGAGGTTAAATGCCCTGACCACACACAAGCAGATACAAGCAGATTCTCCCTTACATACTTGGCTATGGGGGTGCATGTAGGTGGTCCATAAGAGTAGGAATTTGGTGGTGTGTGTATACAATGAGGTCAGAGCAAGATGTATGGAAAAATTCAGTCAATATATACTTAAATTAAATAATACAAGGCTAAGTGACTGTTTTTAGTCATTTATCAGTACAATATCCATAGCCAGACAAACATAATTCACCCAAACTCAATGGTTAGATGaataatgaataaaatataaattactgtaTACTGAATACACTTTATAATctgtacaggtatatatataaaacagaacTCACCACAGGCATCATATGAGTACCATTGAGCCTGACTGGGTAGCCCTCTAACTCTTCGTCGTCATCCATCACCAAGTCCATGGCATCAATTAGACCTCCGCCCATGTCGCCTCCTAGCCATATCTCCTTGTATGCAATTTCAAAACCGAGAGTCAGGATGAAAATGGTCCCCAAGACCATGTACACCATGTACATCAAGAAATAACGATGGTTAAAGTGCCCCACACAGTTGTTGAGCCAGGCTGTTTTTCTTATTTAAGGAAAGATCTTTAAAAAGAAAGATCTGTGGGGGCAAAACAAAGACACTGCATTATTAATTCGAGTACAGTATTACGAAGATATGTACCCCAATGAAACATGCCTCAAATCACTTAATTTGATTAGTTTAGCCAAGACAACAACTAATAAAAAAATACAATACTAAACTACAAAATACTGTATAAATACAAATCATtaatgtaaatgtaaataatttctcTTTCAGCAAGCTAATTATATATTTGTAGGGTCATAATTGACACATTCTGTTTCTAACAACAAAAACAAGAATTTCAAGCTCTTTAATTCATTTAATTGCTGGCACAAAACTTACTGTTATCACAGAAGAGCAACAAGAAAGTAGGCAGCGGATTATCAACTATATACGGTAATCGATGTACTATATATCCAGCGCTCTAAAGAGAAGACATGGTGAACCACTTTATCTGGCACTCAAGTCATAGCAATTAATTctttattaataaaataaaaagcaGAAGATATGGAAAGGCAACTATAAAACAAACCAATAACTGCTCTGAAATAATCATTATGCCTGCAAAAGGATACGACAGTGATGATCCATCTTGAGAATACAACGGTTACACACAGAGCAGTGGTGAGTCCGAGGTGACTTTGGTGCTATACACTTCTTGCACACACTTACTGCTTCAGTGATCAAAATCCCctgtaaatattaaatattacttCCATTTTACATTTAAATGCAAAATTACATTTTAACATTTAAATGCAAAATGTAAAAGTTCTAGAATTACTAGTACAATATTACTCTCGAATTCCGACAAACGATATTTTGCTTTTACTGTATATAGTCATCAACTAGCTGTCAACTGATCACCTTGGGACCAAGAGAGGTTGAGTAACACTTGATTAATCAATAATTGATTAAGGGGATGATTAAATAGGATATATATTTCCAAACACAGCACTGTATCTTAAATATTCTTTTCCAATATTATTCTCCTGTTTCTTCTAGCCCGATGCCTCCCCACCCCATGAAAATTTGAGCCAGTAAAATAGTAATGATAAAGGATTCTGGAAAATAAATATTTTGATGTCACTTGGAAAGCTGAAATTGGGTGAAAAAAAGGGAAAGctaaatttgtaataataataaagtaataAACAGGTAAATTCACTTAAATATGCTTCAATTCTTCAGAACTATGATATCAAAGTCCATGACATGCAAATTTAAGGGATAAATATTTTGTATTCTATGATGACAACATAGAATACAGTACCAAATAGTAGATCACAGACCTCTGCAGGTAGATCACAGACCCATATGCTCAACAAAGAACTATAGCTTACATTTTTAATAGGCAGAGATTagctaataaaataaaaataaacattttTTAATACATTTTCTGCAACAGATTGCAGAAAGACTCACCTTTGGAGGTGTTCCTGGGTCAGTAACTGATGCCATTATGAAGTGGAATACAACATTTATTAACAACCAGTGCCCCAATACAATTAGAAAAGAAGCAAGAACCGGCGATTTCTGCCAGTAGTGCGGCAGACCAATGATGTAGACTATGGCAACAACTGAGCTAGTTAATATTATTACGCCTCCAACGAGAATCTGAAAAACAACAGACATACAAGTCAGTTTTTAACAATATGCACAGGCTGAAAAATATTGCatacatacacaaatacataaTATTTTGCCATAAGAAATACAAATATATTGCCATTAGAATCATCACGAATGGATATCAGTGGGAACTAACAACAGTACACCCTAATAAATACATTAATTGATGCCAAGTGCAGGTTAAGGGTTAGTGATATCTTGCCAGTATGTATTTATGGACAAAATGATGCATTTCTTCTAGATTTGAGAtttgacttgaaaatggtcctggacggaccgaaacgtcgtcgtctcttcactttctagtgtgtggtttggtcaacatttcagccacattattgtgactcctcgtctgcatgctGATGCATTATTCTTTAGCTACATTGCTGGGATAACCCAGCCTCCAAAAATAATATAGCTACTATGAATGTACAAAATTATGAACTGCTGCACCCCAAAATAATACCCCCCATTTCGCACAATTAAAATTATAAAAGGCATAACAAAACATACCACCACGcatatttttttaataacattaaactaaaGAGACTTAGGAAGACTCCATTAAAAGTTAAAAATAATCACCTAAAGTGATTATTAATAATGTTAGCAGATTTAAACGAAGTTTCAAAATGTTAAAAATAATATACTTACTGGCCCAAGGATCTTTGTGAAATGGTCTACAATCCACACCATTGGTTCCATTAAAACTTCCAAGACGTACCCCATATTTACAAAATCATTGTAGAATACTGCTTGCATTGTTAAAATGAACAGATCATACTTCCATTGTAGCCATTTCCTGCAAATTTAAaatcaacaatacaatacaaaatCAATACAATAAAATCAATACAAAAGATTTTAAATCTTTGAATAGTAATCTTTTTGCtataaaaaaatacaaattaaaaGTAAATAATTCACAATTTTGTTCATAGTTATATTCATTATGTTTACAAGTATCAAGGACAAGAGGCTTTCATGAGCAGTAATATATCCTTAAACTGATGATTTGTAAATAGATGAATTAACACACCAGCTGTATCTTGTGTGAAATTCTCTCAAGCCCTTAATACTACTTACTTTTGTAAGTGGCAAGCTGTTTACAGTAGACAGGTTGCAAATGATCAACCTCTCGGCTAATTGATGTCCTTTTAGATAGCTATAAACCTGCCTAGTCTAGCCAGCCTTGAAATGATTTGAACAAGATGTTACCAATTAAGCTTCTGATTCTGATAATGACAATGTCTACTTGTGATGTAGTAAGTAGACATTTGTCAACGTTTGTCATTGCGATACTTGTGTAATTAATGTATTGTACTTTTTATGCAAACTTTCCCAATTATATATGTGCTAACATTTATACATAAAGTTTCTGACTGATTGACTATCATGGCTGACACACCTTTCTACATTTAGCATATGTAGAAAGAGTTAAGATTGTTGTCCTGGTGCCCAGTACACATGGCGGATCCTGGTGCATCTCTGTCAGGCTTGGCTAAACCAGCAGTTAGCTCAAAGCCACTAATGGTCTACCAAAATATATGCCTTTGCATTACATTCAACACACATGCATTTATTACTTCATAAATTAGTTTTTAGAAGAGGAATCTTACTTTAACAAAAGCATTGTTGTATAGGACATGCTTGTAAAGTTTCtcttaccaatatatatatatatatatacctgtatatatataaaggaaaagAAAATGGTCATCCAGATGTACAAAACCTGTATGCACTCCCATCTTTACTACGGTAtctaagcatggagacctcacctaCAAAAAGACAACTGCAATGGAAAAGGTTTGtttatgtttgtttgtttgtttgagatatatacaagagttgttacattcttgtacagccactagtacgcgtagcgtttcgggcaagtccttaatcctatggtccctggaatatgatcccctgccgcgaagaatcgttgttacatccaagtacacattttactgttgcgttaaacagaggctacagttaaggaattgcgcccagtaaatcctccccggccaggatacgaacccatgacatagcgctcgcggaacgccaggcgagtgtcttaccactacaccacggagactgctaaggtTCATTAAGCCACATCACATTTTTGTAAACATTCATGGTAACTCAATGAGGCAGCAGCTCAATGTAGGAAAGACAATACGAGATGCATTTTTTCCTTAGGTAATGAACCAATGAAATCTGTTACCCGCCAAAGCTGTGGACACGAAGACAGTACATACATACTGTACTACAGTTCTAAATACTTATGGGGAAAAAATAATCTTGGGAATAATGTGTGGGAAGGTGGGCTTTCACAAGTTACCTCTTCCCATTGAGGCAATTACAGATGGTGGCCTACAGGTTACTTCAGCATGTGTATAACACTATAGTCTATAATACTACATAtaaaactactactactaataataaaagTAAAATGTTAAATATTTAAAAGAGATCATACGATAGCTATAGCTAGCACTTATATAATTTTATTTGTAAATATTCTAAAATAAATTTGATATACAATTGCCCAATTTCCAGTAAACATTAAGTACACTGTGCCTGCAAACAAATTTCTTAAAACTACTGATTCAACGTATACTTTGTTCTCTCACCTTGTCTCACGAGGAAGGTTATAAAGTCGTTGCATTAACAGTTTGATTCTCCTTCTCCAAAGAAACAGCATCTTGCCTAGAAGATAATGTTTCCTTATAAGATGGGAggcaaagacaaaaaaaaaatggcTTCAGTGATTCCTAAAACAAAAAATATGATTTCATAATAGTGAATTGGGTATTAAATTAAGCATTATTATTTTCTTAACACTGGAGATACATCATTAAATTCACAATTCTTCACTCATTATATACACAGACCTAAAGGTCAAACTAGCAAAGAACACAGCTCTCTCCCCGCTCTCTACTGTACTCCCTCAGCTTATTCTGCTGGTAGGAAAAAAAGCTTAGGAAGTAACAGAATAATGAGCTTATCTTGCCACCAGAGTACCATATTGATACTAATGATACAATTACAATCGCTGTTAGAACCAGGCACAAGgaatccatttttttttttttttttttttttacttctttCACCCCTCTCATCAGTCTTATACAGTGATGTTAAAATATGGCTTTATTTACATAAATAGTTTCAAAATATACTGCAAAGCATTTCTTAAATGTTTGTAATGAATTTGAAAATACATCAGTTAACAATACATTCTAATGTTCTTATTCTAATGTTCTAGAGCTTTGTAGGCAAAGAAACTGTCGCACATTTCAATTGCACCAACTTTCCCCAAGATTCATGGTATTATTTCTCATAGCCAAATATACTGTACCAGCCATTAAAAAAACTTACGACCGAGCTTATTAAAATTCAGGTCACCTTATAGGCTACCCTTAAGATAAAAATGTTTATATCAGAGTATCTTCTGAAAATTATTTCTTAATTATATTAGTCCACATTTACTGTACCTTCTCATGCTTCTTTGAATTTTGTTGGAATTAGAAGTCCAAAACTGTATTATTCAGTGTACTCAGGGTATGGTTTGACCAACACAAAATACAGTCAGTATGGTCTTTTTGCTCACAGATAGACATTACTGTGTATATTTCAGATATCTACTGATAACTACTCCAAGATTCATCATTGTGGTAGTCTAAGTATATGGGGGTTTCTCAACATCTTAAATTCGTATTTGACATTATTGCACACTAAGTACATTAACTACATTAAAGCAAATCTTTTGTGCCTCTAAGCACGGTGCAAGCCTCTCTAAGTCTACGTATAATACaatctgcttcagcactttgtctcAGTTGTGTCAATACAACATGGCAGATAAACACAGCATAAACATAGCAGATAAACTTGCCAGACAAACCACACAGTCTTGCATTGACTAATGTTCACTATATTCGACTCTGGAACTAGTAAACTACCACCCACTAACTAGTATAAACAACACAGGTAGCGGGCCAGGTGAGTGGTGAAGTGTGGTGGTCAGGAAGCAGCACCCGGCAACACCAAGGCCTCAACACCTCCGGGAGTCATGGGGGTGTGAAGCCATTCTCAAGCCGCCGTGTTGACAGTGGATACAAGCCGCCACATCGTACACAAGACGATTCGCCAACGAATTTTTTTGAAACcttaatcacgaaaattaacacgtgatgaaaaatgtgacggaGGCAGAATTGAAACAGAATttcccttaagtactttcgtatttaataatacatcttcagacggAATGAagatcttcattccttctgaagatgtataattaaatatgaaagtacttaaggaaattcctctttcaattcttccttcgtggtctgacactgtcataatatatatataaatatatatatgacagtgtgtgtaaatcacgaaaattaacacgtgatgaaaaatgtgacagtgtataaatatatacagtatatatgaaaAACAGAAAACGAGCTTCATTGAATCGTCTCGTGTACGAAACAGACATACCATGTTGACAGTCTCTGTCCCGAATTTCGTCCTCGTTCACATAACTATCGTTCCAAACCAAAATTGGATTAAAATGGGAATtgaacaaaatatacatatactatacatatacatgtactgtatatgttGTCAGTTAATGAAGATAATGTTCTTGTGATTTTTAAGCTTTTTATAGGTATCCTAACAAGGGGGAGGGGATAGTAaaatagatgaacagaggcaccaggtgaAAAAATAACGTGCCCAATCATTTGTGTCTCGCTTGGAGGATCGAACCCGGTATCACCAATACTGTTGTTCAAttgtataagaaaaaaaatttgatAATGATTACTGTGAAAAAAAATAGGCTGGGACGTTAGGACTCGATCTGTGGTACATAGAGTCACAGATCAGAGCCCCTCATAGAGCCGTATTATTAACAAAAATAGCTTTTGACCCCAATATTCATGCTCTAGCGAGGCCCGGACTAAAATACATGAACCCGTCTCAAGAGTGCGGTCCACATGGACAAAAGGGAGGTCGTGGTTACTAACGGGTGTCTCAAGGTTTCTAGGTTTTATTATCAATTATAGTAACATGATTCTTCCACATTAGCTCCGGACCTCCCGAGAGATAAGGCTGTGTTTGCTCACAACACTTTACTTCTGCGTGTACGGCTTCCACCCGGctagttatttttttattatttgtattttattttatttcttttaGTGCGTTTATTacccgagagccactaacactagtggcctcgacgaggataggaagccggcggcttgtcgaaggtcccctccTTTGCCTTGATCTTTTTCAGCTGTATTCCAGCATAATGTATTATAATTTATCTGAATTTATCTAAGGGCCACTaattctagtggcctcgacgaggacagaaagccggtggcttgtcaaagatgCCCCCATTTtaccctgatgatcttttccaggtgtattttaaaacccagcagagttttggcgtttacggcttcGTCGGGTAAGCGGTTCCActggtttacaaccctatgggtgaaaaggcATCTCCTGTTTTTAGTCCTacgttgtggcttgttgagcttgaacccgttgctcctcgttcgtgttacccttttgaagaaattgtccggatcaacatcctccaaattgttcagtatttataAAGTTTCAATGAGAGCCGCCCTGTCATGCCAGGTTTGCTGttttggccctcaaccgttcatgATACTACGCtcaggaatgatttttgttgctcggtgttgcaccttctccagagtatctatgtctttctgaagatgaggtctccatccatgcctggatgcaataatccaggtgggggcgcaccagtcttatacaattgaatgactaccttattttccttaaagGTAAAGGTAAGCttgattattcccagggtttggttaggttttttttttactgccgctgccacttgttgtgcaacttttagtgaatggtggattctgactccaaggtccttttcttcatctatcTATCTGTAAGGTAGTGCTGTTAATTTGAtagttgtgacgtggattgttatgcccTACATGGAAGGTCTGAAATTCTCGACATTAAAacgcatttgccagtcatctgaccatctgtggagttcatgtagatctctttgtaagattgcaatatcactttcacttcccactttaccataaatcattGTGCCATCtgtaaatttgatgatgtggtttgtaatagtctcatctatgtcattgatgtatatgacaaaaagggttgggcccaaaatggacccctgtgggaccccacttaGCATATTCccccagtcagattcattcccatttagcacgaccCTTTGTTTTCTATGTTTTAACCATTATCTTATCCATTCCAGAATtctcccatttattccatgtgcctgtaatttccttatcagtctttcatgtggtaccttgtcaaaACCTTTAGCAAAATTCATAATTACTTAATTACATGAGGGCCATTAATGCTAGTGGCCTCGATtaagacaggaagccggcggtttaTCAAAGGTCCCCCTCCTCATTTGCCCTGataatcttttccagctgtattttaaaacctagCATAGTTTCGgtgtttacggcttc contains the following coding sequences:
- the LOC123773983 gene encoding palmitoyltransferase ZDHHC16B; its protein translation is MLFLWRRRIKLLMQRLYNLPRETRKWLQWKYDLFILTMQAVFYNDFVNMGYVLEVLMEPMVWIVDHFTKILGPILVGGVIILTSSVVAIVYIIGLPHYWQKSPVLASFLIVLGHWLLINVVFHFIMASVTDPGTPPKGILITEAVSVCKKCIAPKSPRTHHCSVCNRCILKMDHHCPWLNNCVGHFNHRYFLMYMVYMVLGTIFILTLGFEIAYKEIWLGGDMGGGLIDAMDLVMDDDEELEGYPVRLNGTHMMPVYGGTVGSPVLLEPLDELADIDRRIYWYRFSIMYSGMLTTGVFFSLGGLATWHGRLVSRGETSIEAHINKKETERLAKINQIYKNPYDFGVSENWKVFLGLSHGRGWRHILLPSWHPPDGNGLTWPNAIISAASHDKAA